One stretch of Niallia sp. XMNu-256 DNA includes these proteins:
- a CDS encoding YdiK family protein, which yields MRQTPLFSGIIYVVLGIIFTLFAIQNVNTDGEWGFFSILLVILATFDFGSGFRLIRAHFRMKKQKNEP from the coding sequence TTGAGACAAACACCATTGTTTTCGGGCATCATTTATGTTGTCCTTGGAATTATTTTCACCCTTTTCGCTATTCAAAATGTGAATACGGATGGTGAATGGGGATTTTTTTCTATATTATTAGTCATTCTAGCAACCTTTGACTTTGGTTCAGGCTTCCGACTAATACGAGCACACTTTAGAATGAAAAAACAAAAAAATGAGCCGTAA
- a CDS encoding type II CAAX endopeptidase family protein gives MKREYGIILIIYIGMHLSGIIGSPLLLFFSNMFGYSMSPGSAVTSWLLISFSIAFVFILFHLRKEIHPIRNEQGVIPLQSIFWGISGIFLAFFAQSIAITIEMALGIEMGSENTQQIVGLIQAAPLVIIITSIIGPILEEIVFRKILFGSLYKKLNFFLAALISSLIFSLAHGEPEHLILYGAMGFTFAFLYVKTKQILVPIFTHVAMNTIVVIMQLNPNLMGQL, from the coding sequence TTGAAAAGAGAATACGGAATCATTCTAATTATTTACATAGGAATGCATTTATCTGGAATCATTGGATCACCACTGCTCCTCTTTTTCAGTAATATGTTTGGCTATTCGATGAGCCCGGGAAGTGCAGTCACATCATGGTTATTAATAAGTTTTAGCATCGCTTTCGTTTTCATCTTGTTTCATTTAAGAAAAGAAATTCATCCTATAAGAAATGAACAAGGGGTTATACCACTTCAATCTATCTTTTGGGGGATTAGCGGAATTTTCCTAGCCTTTTTTGCACAATCTATTGCAATAACGATTGAAATGGCGCTTGGAATTGAAATGGGATCTGAAAACACCCAACAAATCGTTGGATTAATTCAAGCTGCCCCACTCGTCATTATCATTACCTCGATCATTGGACCGATATTGGAAGAAATCGTGTTCCGAAAGATTTTATTTGGTTCTTTATATAAGAAGCTTAATTTCTTTTTAGCTGCTTTAATCAGCTCTCTTATTTTTTCGCTTGCACATGGGGAGCCAGAACATTTAATCCTATATGGGGCGATGGGCTTTACCTTTGCATTTCTTTATGTTAAAACAAAACAAATTCTTGTACCGATTTTTACACACGTTGCAATGAACACGATTGTAGTAATTATGCAACTTAATCCTAACTTAATGGGGCAGTTGTAA
- the groES gene encoding co-chaperone GroES, which yields MLKPLGDRIIIEPIASEEKTASGIVLPDSAKEKPQEGKVVAVGGGRVLDNGERVAIEVSVGDRIIFSKYAGTELKYEGTEYLIVRENDILAVI from the coding sequence TTGTTAAAGCCACTAGGTGATCGCATTATCATTGAACCAATTGCATCTGAAGAAAAAACAGCAAGCGGTATTGTTTTACCGGACAGTGCTAAAGAAAAACCGCAAGAAGGTAAAGTTGTAGCTGTAGGAGGCGGCCGTGTACTAGATAATGGTGAGCGCGTTGCTATCGAAGTTTCAGTTGGTGATCGCATTATCTTCTCAAAATATGCTGGTACTGAATTGAAGTATGAAGGTACTGAATATTTAATCGTACGTGAAAATGACATTCTAGCTGTTATTTAA
- the groL gene encoding chaperonin GroEL (60 kDa chaperone family; promotes refolding of misfolded polypeptides especially under stressful conditions; forms two stacked rings of heptamers to form a barrel-shaped 14mer; ends can be capped by GroES; misfolded proteins enter the barrel where they are refolded when GroES binds) — protein sequence MAKDIKFSEDARRAMLRGVDALADAVKVTLGPKGRNVVLEKKFGSPLITNDGVTIAKEIELEDAFENMGAKLVAEVASKTNDIAGDGTTTATVLAQAMIREGLKNVTAGANPMGIRRGMDRAIQTALEELKSISSPIEGKESIAQVASISSGDTAVGELIAEAMERVGNDGVITIEESKGFATELDVVEGMQFDRGYASPYMVTDSDKMEAVLDNPYILITDKKISSIQEILPVLEQVVQQGKPLLLIAEDVEGEALATLVVNKLRGTFNAVAVKAPGFGDRRKAMLEDIATLTGGQVITEDLGLDLKSASIEQLGRAAKVVVSKENTTIVEGSGDSAQISARVNQIRVQLEETTSEFDREKLQERLAKLAGGVAVVKVGAATETELKERKLRIEDALNSTRAAVEEGIVAGGGTALVEIYKKVAQIEAEGDEATGINIVLRAIEEPVRQIAQNAGREGSVIVERLKNEKPGVGFNAATGEWVNMVEAGIVDPTKVTRSALQNAGSVAAMLLTTEAVVADKPEEGGAAMPDMGGMGGMGGMM from the coding sequence ATGGCTAAAGATATTAAGTTTAGTGAAGACGCACGCCGCGCGATGCTACGTGGAGTTGACGCTTTAGCGGACGCAGTAAAAGTAACTCTTGGACCTAAAGGACGCAACGTGGTTCTTGAGAAAAAATTCGGTTCTCCATTAATTACTAACGATGGTGTTACGATTGCTAAAGAAATCGAATTAGAAGATGCTTTCGAAAACATGGGAGCAAAATTAGTAGCAGAAGTAGCTAGTAAAACTAATGACATTGCTGGGGACGGTACTACGACTGCAACAGTTCTAGCTCAAGCGATGATTCGCGAAGGACTTAAGAACGTAACAGCAGGAGCAAACCCAATGGGTATCCGTAGAGGAATGGATAGAGCGATCCAAACAGCTCTTGAAGAATTAAAATCTATTTCTTCACCTATTGAAGGAAAAGAATCTATTGCACAAGTTGCTTCTATCTCTTCAGGTGATACAGCTGTTGGTGAGTTAATCGCTGAAGCTATGGAACGCGTTGGAAACGACGGAGTTATCACAATTGAAGAATCAAAAGGCTTTGCAACAGAATTAGATGTTGTAGAAGGTATGCAATTTGACCGTGGATATGCTTCTCCATACATGGTAACTGATTCTGATAAAATGGAAGCAGTTCTTGATAATCCATACATTTTAATTACTGACAAGAAAATCTCTAGCATTCAAGAAATCTTACCGGTTCTTGAGCAAGTTGTTCAACAAGGTAAGCCATTATTATTAATTGCTGAAGATGTTGAAGGTGAAGCACTTGCTACATTAGTAGTAAACAAACTTCGTGGAACATTCAATGCGGTAGCTGTTAAAGCTCCTGGATTCGGTGATCGTCGTAAAGCGATGCTAGAAGATATTGCTACTTTAACTGGTGGTCAAGTGATCACTGAAGATCTTGGTTTGGATCTTAAATCAGCTTCAATTGAACAATTAGGCCGCGCTGCAAAGGTAGTTGTTTCCAAAGAAAACACTACAATTGTTGAAGGTTCTGGTGACAGTGCACAAATTTCTGCACGTGTAAACCAAATCCGTGTTCAATTAGAAGAAACAACTTCTGAATTTGATCGTGAAAAATTACAAGAACGTCTAGCTAAATTGGCTGGTGGGGTTGCAGTAGTTAAAGTTGGTGCTGCAACTGAAACAGAATTAAAAGAGCGTAAACTTCGTATTGAAGATGCTCTAAACTCTACTCGTGCGGCGGTTGAAGAAGGAATCGTAGCTGGTGGAGGAACTGCTTTAGTAGAAATCTACAAAAAAGTAGCTCAAATTGAAGCAGAAGGTGACGAAGCTACTGGTATTAACATCGTATTACGTGCGATCGAAGAGCCAGTTCGTCAAATTGCTCAAAATGCGGGTCGTGAAGGATCTGTTATCGTTGAGCGCTTAAAGAACGAAAAACCTGGAGTAGGCTTTAACGCTGCTACTGGCGAATGGGTAAACATGGTTGAAGCTGGAATCGTTGACCCAACTAAAGTTACTCGTTCTGCACTTCAAAATGCAGGTTCAGTTGCTGCAATGTTATTAACAACTGAAGCAGTAGTTGCTGACAAGCCTGAAGAAGGCGGAGCAGCTATGCCTGACATGGGCGGAATGGGTGGAATGGGCGGCATGATGTAA
- a CDS encoding glycine betaine ABC transporter substrate-binding protein — MNSLKSLLAVGISLIVLLAACDDGSIEENSAETEGDINYSEEVNYTITGIEPGAGVTEAAYNTLETYDNLDGWELEESSTVGMLAQLADAINNEEPIIVTGWIPHYKFIQYDLKILDDPEVTMGEVESAHTITRLGLEEDMPNAYKLLDAFNWELDDVEQIMYEAEDSDVETAASNWIEDNQDKVDEWTENIEEVDGKEIEIASMPWAAEQASAAVIEQVLTDYGYDVTVTEVDPAILFEAIAGGNVDATVAPALPITQGHLYDRYEGEFVDLGPNLDGLQNGFVVPEYMNIDSIEDLEPKE, encoded by the coding sequence GTGAACTCATTAAAATCATTGTTAGCAGTGGGGATATCCTTAATTGTTCTTCTCGCTGCATGTGATGATGGTTCAATAGAAGAAAATTCAGCAGAGACTGAAGGAGACATTAATTATAGTGAAGAAGTAAACTACACAATCACAGGTATTGAGCCTGGTGCAGGCGTTACAGAAGCAGCATATAATACGCTTGAGACTTACGATAATCTTGATGGCTGGGAGCTTGAAGAAAGTTCAACAGTAGGAATGCTCGCACAATTGGCTGATGCGATAAATAATGAAGAGCCAATTATTGTTACCGGTTGGATACCACACTATAAATTTATCCAATACGACTTGAAAATATTAGATGACCCAGAGGTTACTATGGGAGAGGTTGAATCTGCCCATACAATTACACGTTTAGGCTTAGAAGAAGACATGCCGAACGCTTATAAACTACTTGATGCATTTAACTGGGAGTTAGATGATGTGGAACAAATAATGTATGAAGCGGAAGATTCTGATGTTGAAACTGCTGCTTCCAACTGGATAGAAGATAATCAGGATAAAGTCGATGAGTGGACTGAAAATATCGAAGAAGTAGACGGCAAAGAAATCGAAATTGCTTCAATGCCTTGGGCAGCAGAGCAAGCATCTGCAGCTGTTATTGAACAAGTATTAACCGATTATGGCTATGATGTTACAGTAACAGAAGTCGATCCAGCAATTTTATTTGAAGCTATTGCCGGTGGCAATGTTGATGCAACAGTTGCTCCAGCATTACCAATAACACAAGGACATTTATATGATCGTTACGAAGGTGAATTTGTTGACTTAGGTCCAAACTTGGATGGTCTGCAAAATGGTTTTGTTGTTCCTGAATATATGAATATTGATTCTATTGAAGATTTAGAACCAAAAGAGTAA
- the gloB gene encoding hydroxyacylglutathione hydrolase, translated as MIIHPIKAFSDNYIWCIQDETEAVVVDPGEAKGVLDFLEEKQLRLAAILLTHKHEDHTGGVQEIVARHPESPVYGPKETEALANRIVAEGDSFNLLGQTFQVFETGGHTHGHISFLMGDALFCGDALFSAGCGRVFTSDYAAQYESLQKFKRLDDDINVYPGHEYTETNLRFAYDTLPDNKKISKALKEVRELRAKEQITLPTTIGREREINLFLQAETLEDFIKLRNARDDF; from the coding sequence GTGATTATTCATCCAATCAAAGCCTTTTCTGATAATTACATATGGTGCATTCAAGATGAAACAGAGGCAGTTGTAGTTGATCCAGGAGAAGCGAAAGGTGTCCTTGATTTTCTCGAGGAAAAGCAGCTTCGTTTGGCCGCCATTCTTTTAACGCATAAGCATGAAGATCATACCGGCGGGGTACAGGAGATTGTAGCGAGACATCCGGAAAGCCCTGTTTATGGACCAAAAGAAACGGAGGCCTTGGCAAATCGTATTGTAGCGGAAGGGGACTCCTTTAACTTGTTGGGCCAAACTTTTCAAGTCTTTGAAACGGGAGGTCATACGCATGGCCATATCAGTTTTTTAATGGGAGATGCTCTCTTTTGTGGAGACGCCTTGTTTTCAGCAGGATGCGGTCGGGTTTTTACCAGCGATTACGCAGCTCAATATGAATCCTTGCAGAAATTTAAGCGCTTGGATGATGATATAAATGTATACCCTGGTCACGAGTATACCGAAACTAATTTACGTTTTGCATACGATACGCTGCCTGATAATAAAAAAATTTCCAAAGCATTGAAAGAAGTCCGGGAATTGCGTGCAAAAGAACAGATAACACTCCCGACAACGATCGGAAGGGAGAGGGAAATTAACCTCTTTCTACAAGCGGAAACATTGGAGGACTTTATCAAATTACGCAACGCCCGTGATGATTTCTAA